The proteins below come from a single Lepidochelys kempii isolate rLepKem1 chromosome 20, rLepKem1.hap2, whole genome shotgun sequence genomic window:
- the XAB2 gene encoding pre-mRNA-splicing factor SYF1 isoform X3: protein MPELEETPVAAGGGKPDLFFEEEDLQYEEEILRNPFSVKCWIRYIEFKQNAPRHVLNLIYERALKELPGSYKLWYNYLKQRRKQVKNRCVTDPGYEEVNNCHERALVFMHKMPRIWLDYCQFLMDQCRITRTRRTFDRALRALPITQHHRIWPLYLKFVRLYPLPETAVRVYRRYLKLSPENAEEYIEYLRSIDRLDEAALRLATVVNDERFVSKEGKSNYQLWHELCDLISQNPDKVKSLNVGAIIRGGLTRFTDQLGKLWCSLADYYIRSGHFEKARDVYEEAIQTVMTVRDFTQVFDSYAQFEESMIAAKMETTSELGQEEEDDVDLELRLARFEQLITRRPLLLNSVLLRQNPHNVHEWHKRVKLYEGKPREIINTYTEAVQTVDPFKATGKTHTLWVSFAKFYEDNGQIEDKATAIPARKAEYFDASEPVQNRVYKSLKVWSMLADLEESLGTFKSTKAVYDRILDLRIATPQIIINYALFLEEHTYFEESFKAYERGISLFRWPNVYDIWNTYLTKFIDRYGGKKLERARDLFEQALDGCPQKYAKTIYLLYAKLEEEFGLARHAMAVYERATRAVQPSEQYEMYNIYIKRAAEIYGVTHTRSIYEKAIEVLSDEHAREMCQRFADMECKLGEIDRARAIYSYCSQICDPRTTGSFWQTWKDFEIRHGNEDTIREMLRIKRSVQATYNTQVNFMASQMLKVSSNATGTVSDLAPGQSGMDDMKLLEQRAEQLAAEAERDKPRSKEKILFVRGAAGAAERPLSCVRGAEGRLSWGSQRAPWILLYSWTVGRGIWTLIPGPAWSCWAGAVCPSPRAPSCLSFPVPVSQAGSLSSGPIPPLWALELGGPGS, encoded by the exons ATGCCGGAGCTGGAGGAGACGCCGGTGGCCGCTGGCGGGGGGAAGCCGGACCTCTTCTTC gaggaggaggatctgCAGTACGAGGAAGAAATCCTGCGCAACCCCTTCTCTGTCAAGTGCTGGATCCGCTACATTGAGTTCAAGCAGAACGCCCCTCGGCATGTGCTGAACCTGATCTACGAGAGAGCCCTCAAGGAGCTGCCAGGCAG TTACAAGCTGTGGTACAACTACCTTAAGCAGCGCCGGAAGCAGGTGAAGAACAGGTGTGTGACTGACCCTGGCTATGAGGAGGTGAACAACTGCCATGAACGTGCCCTCGTCTTCATGCACAAG ATGCCTCGGATCTGGCTAGATTACTGCCAGTTCCTCATGGACCAGTGCCGGATCACCCGCACACGCAGGACCTTTGACCGGGCACTCCGGGCACTGCCCATCACGCAGCACCATCGAATCTGGCCCCTCTACCTGAAGTTTGTGCGCTTGTACCCCCTGCCCGAGACGGCTGTGCGAGTCTACCGCAGGTACCTGAAG CTGAGCCCTGAGAACGCTGAGGAGTACATCGAATATCTGCGCTCCATTGACCGGCTGGATGAGGCTGCCCTCCGCCTTGCCACTGTGGTCAATGACGAGAGGTTCGTCTCCAAGGAGGGGAAATCCAACTACCAG CTGTGGCATGAGCTTTGTGACCTCATCTCCCAGAATCCTGACAAGGTGAAGTCCCTCAATGTTGGGGCCATCATTCGCGGAGGCCTCACCCGCTTCACCGACCAGCTGGGCAAGCTCTGGTGCTCCCTGGCCGACTACTACATCCGCAGCGGGCACTTTGAGAAG GCCCGGGATGTGTACGAGGAGGCCATCCAGACGGTGATGACAGTGCGGGATTTCACCCAAGTGTTTGACAGCTACGCCCAGTTCGAGGAGAGCATGATCGCAGCCAAGATGGAGACCacctctgagctggggcaggaggaggagg ATGATGTGGACCTGGAGCTGCGCCTGGCTCGCTTTGAGCAGCTGATCAcacggcgccccctgctgctCAACAGTGTATTGCTGCGCCAGAACCCCCATAATGTCCACGAGTGGCACAAGCGTGTGAAGCTCTATGAGGGGAAGCCCCGAGAG ATCATCAACACCTACACGGAGGCCGTGCAGACCGTGGACCCCTTCAAGGCCACCGGCAAGACACACACACTCTGGGTCTCCTTTGCCAAGTTCTATGAAGACAATGGGCAGATCGAGGAT AAAGCCACGGCCATCCCAGCCAGGAAAGCAGAATACTTTGACGCCTCAGAGCCCGTCCAGAACCGCGTGTACAAGTCCCTCAAGGTCTGGTCCATGCTGGCCGATCTGGAAGAGAGCCTGGGCACCTTCAAG TCCACCAAGGCGGTGTATGACCGCATCCTGGACCTGCGCATCGCCACACCCCAGATCATCATCAACTACGCCCTCTTCCTGGAGGAGCACACCTACTTCGAGGAGAGCTTCAAG GCCTACGAGAGGGGCATCTCCCTGTTCCGCTGGCCCAATGTGTACGACATTTGGAACACCTACCTGACCAAGTTCATCGACCGCTATGGTGGCAAGAAGCTGGAGCGTGCCCGCGACCTCTTCGAGCAGGCACTGGACGGCTGCCCCCAGAAATACGCCAAGA CCATCTACCTGTTGTATGCCAAGCTGGAGGAGGAGTTCGGGCTGGCGCGGCATGCCATGGCGGTGTACGAGCGGGCCACGCGGGCCGTGCAGCCCTCAGAGCAGTATGAGATGTACAACATCTACATCAAGCGGGCAGCCGAGATCTATGGGGTCACGCACACCCGCAGCATCTATGAGAAGGCCattgag GTGCTGTCAGACGAGCACGCCCGCGAGATGTGCCAGCGCTTTGCCGACATGGAGTGCAAGCTGGGTGAGATCGACCGGGCCCGGGCCATCTACTCCTACTGCTCACAGATCTGTGACCCCCGG accacAGGCTCCTTCTGGCAGACATGGAAGGACTTTGAGATCCGGCACGGGAACGAAGACACGATCCGGGAGATGCTGCGCATCAAACGCAGCGTCCAAGCCACCTACAACACCCAGGTCAACTTCATGGCCTCGCAGATGCTCAAAGTCTCCAGCAATGCCACAGGCACTG TGTCAGACCTGGCGCCGGGGCAGAGTGGCATGGATGACATGAAGCTGCTGGAGCAGCGGGCAGAGCAGCTGGCGGCTGAGGCAGAGCGGGACAAGCCCCGGTCCAAGGAGAAGATCCTCTTTGTCAG aggtgcagctggagcagcagagcGTCCCCTCAGCTGTGTTCGGGGGGCTGAAGGCCGACTGAGCTGGGGCAGCCAGCGGGCACCATGGATCCTGCTCTACTCCTGGACTGTGGGCAGAGGGATCTGGACTTTGATTCCTGGGCCAGCCTGGAGCTGCTGGGCTGGAGCCGTGTGCCCCTCACCCAGGGCACCCAGCTGCCTTAGTTTTCCTGTCCCTGTAAGCCAAGCAGGCTCCTTGAGTTCTGGCCCTATCCCTCCCCTGTGGGCTCTGGAGCTGGGTGGCCCTGGCTCCTAG
- the XAB2 gene encoding pre-mRNA-splicing factor SYF1 isoform X1, which translates to MPELEETPVAAGGGKPDLFFEEEDLQYEEEILRNPFSVKCWIRYIEFKQNAPRHVLNLIYERALKELPGSYKLWYNYLKQRRKQVKNRCVTDPGYEEVNNCHERALVFMHKMPRIWLDYCQFLMDQCRITRTRRTFDRALRALPITQHHRIWPLYLKFVRLYPLPETAVRVYRRYLKLSPENAEEYIEYLRSIDRLDEAALRLATVVNDERFVSKEGKSNYQLWHELCDLISQNPDKVKSLNVGAIIRGGLTRFTDQLGKLWCSLADYYIRSGHFEKARDVYEEAIQTVMTVRDFTQVFDSYAQFEESMIAAKMETTSELGQEEEDDVDLELRLARFEQLITRRPLLLNSVLLRQNPHNVHEWHKRVKLYEGKPREIINTYTEAVQTVDPFKATGKTHTLWVSFAKFYEDNGQIEDARTIFEKATKVNFKQVDDLACVWCEYGEMELRHENYDQALRILRKATAIPARKAEYFDASEPVQNRVYKSLKVWSMLADLEESLGTFKSTKAVYDRILDLRIATPQIIINYALFLEEHTYFEESFKAYERGISLFRWPNVYDIWNTYLTKFIDRYGGKKLERARDLFEQALDGCPQKYAKTIYLLYAKLEEEFGLARHAMAVYERATRAVQPSEQYEMYNIYIKRAAEIYGVTHTRSIYEKAIEVLSDEHAREMCQRFADMECKLGEIDRARAIYSYCSQICDPRTTGSFWQTWKDFEIRHGNEDTIREMLRIKRSVQATYNTQVNFMASQMLKVSSNATGTVSDLAPGQSGMDDMKLLEQRAEQLAAEAERDKPRSKEKILFVRGAAGAAERPLSCVRGAEGRLSWGSQRAPWILLYSWTVGRGIWTLIPGPAWSCWAGAVCPSPRAPSCLSFPVPVSQAGSLSSGPIPPLWALELGGPGS; encoded by the exons ATGCCGGAGCTGGAGGAGACGCCGGTGGCCGCTGGCGGGGGGAAGCCGGACCTCTTCTTC gaggaggaggatctgCAGTACGAGGAAGAAATCCTGCGCAACCCCTTCTCTGTCAAGTGCTGGATCCGCTACATTGAGTTCAAGCAGAACGCCCCTCGGCATGTGCTGAACCTGATCTACGAGAGAGCCCTCAAGGAGCTGCCAGGCAG TTACAAGCTGTGGTACAACTACCTTAAGCAGCGCCGGAAGCAGGTGAAGAACAGGTGTGTGACTGACCCTGGCTATGAGGAGGTGAACAACTGCCATGAACGTGCCCTCGTCTTCATGCACAAG ATGCCTCGGATCTGGCTAGATTACTGCCAGTTCCTCATGGACCAGTGCCGGATCACCCGCACACGCAGGACCTTTGACCGGGCACTCCGGGCACTGCCCATCACGCAGCACCATCGAATCTGGCCCCTCTACCTGAAGTTTGTGCGCTTGTACCCCCTGCCCGAGACGGCTGTGCGAGTCTACCGCAGGTACCTGAAG CTGAGCCCTGAGAACGCTGAGGAGTACATCGAATATCTGCGCTCCATTGACCGGCTGGATGAGGCTGCCCTCCGCCTTGCCACTGTGGTCAATGACGAGAGGTTCGTCTCCAAGGAGGGGAAATCCAACTACCAG CTGTGGCATGAGCTTTGTGACCTCATCTCCCAGAATCCTGACAAGGTGAAGTCCCTCAATGTTGGGGCCATCATTCGCGGAGGCCTCACCCGCTTCACCGACCAGCTGGGCAAGCTCTGGTGCTCCCTGGCCGACTACTACATCCGCAGCGGGCACTTTGAGAAG GCCCGGGATGTGTACGAGGAGGCCATCCAGACGGTGATGACAGTGCGGGATTTCACCCAAGTGTTTGACAGCTACGCCCAGTTCGAGGAGAGCATGATCGCAGCCAAGATGGAGACCacctctgagctggggcaggaggaggagg ATGATGTGGACCTGGAGCTGCGCCTGGCTCGCTTTGAGCAGCTGATCAcacggcgccccctgctgctCAACAGTGTATTGCTGCGCCAGAACCCCCATAATGTCCACGAGTGGCACAAGCGTGTGAAGCTCTATGAGGGGAAGCCCCGAGAG ATCATCAACACCTACACGGAGGCCGTGCAGACCGTGGACCCCTTCAAGGCCACCGGCAAGACACACACACTCTGGGTCTCCTTTGCCAAGTTCTATGAAGACAATGGGCAGATCGAGGAT GCCAGGACCATCTTTGAGAAAGCCACCAAGGTGAACTTCAAGCAGGTGGACGACCTAGCCTGCGTTTGGTGCGAGTATGGGGAGATGGAGCTGCGCCATGAGAATTATGACCAAGCCCTGCGCATCCTCCGG AAAGCCACGGCCATCCCAGCCAGGAAAGCAGAATACTTTGACGCCTCAGAGCCCGTCCAGAACCGCGTGTACAAGTCCCTCAAGGTCTGGTCCATGCTGGCCGATCTGGAAGAGAGCCTGGGCACCTTCAAG TCCACCAAGGCGGTGTATGACCGCATCCTGGACCTGCGCATCGCCACACCCCAGATCATCATCAACTACGCCCTCTTCCTGGAGGAGCACACCTACTTCGAGGAGAGCTTCAAG GCCTACGAGAGGGGCATCTCCCTGTTCCGCTGGCCCAATGTGTACGACATTTGGAACACCTACCTGACCAAGTTCATCGACCGCTATGGTGGCAAGAAGCTGGAGCGTGCCCGCGACCTCTTCGAGCAGGCACTGGACGGCTGCCCCCAGAAATACGCCAAGA CCATCTACCTGTTGTATGCCAAGCTGGAGGAGGAGTTCGGGCTGGCGCGGCATGCCATGGCGGTGTACGAGCGGGCCACGCGGGCCGTGCAGCCCTCAGAGCAGTATGAGATGTACAACATCTACATCAAGCGGGCAGCCGAGATCTATGGGGTCACGCACACCCGCAGCATCTATGAGAAGGCCattgag GTGCTGTCAGACGAGCACGCCCGCGAGATGTGCCAGCGCTTTGCCGACATGGAGTGCAAGCTGGGTGAGATCGACCGGGCCCGGGCCATCTACTCCTACTGCTCACAGATCTGTGACCCCCGG accacAGGCTCCTTCTGGCAGACATGGAAGGACTTTGAGATCCGGCACGGGAACGAAGACACGATCCGGGAGATGCTGCGCATCAAACGCAGCGTCCAAGCCACCTACAACACCCAGGTCAACTTCATGGCCTCGCAGATGCTCAAAGTCTCCAGCAATGCCACAGGCACTG TGTCAGACCTGGCGCCGGGGCAGAGTGGCATGGATGACATGAAGCTGCTGGAGCAGCGGGCAGAGCAGCTGGCGGCTGAGGCAGAGCGGGACAAGCCCCGGTCCAAGGAGAAGATCCTCTTTGTCAG aggtgcagctggagcagcagagcGTCCCCTCAGCTGTGTTCGGGGGGCTGAAGGCCGACTGAGCTGGGGCAGCCAGCGGGCACCATGGATCCTGCTCTACTCCTGGACTGTGGGCAGAGGGATCTGGACTTTGATTCCTGGGCCAGCCTGGAGCTGCTGGGCTGGAGCCGTGTGCCCCTCACCCAGGGCACCCAGCTGCCTTAGTTTTCCTGTCCCTGTAAGCCAAGCAGGCTCCTTGAGTTCTGGCCCTATCCCTCCCCTGTGGGCTCTGGAGCTGGGTGGCCCTGGCTCCTAG
- the XAB2 gene encoding pre-mRNA-splicing factor SYF1 isoform X2 — translation MPELEETPVAAGGGKPDLFFEEEDLQYEEEILRNPFSVKCWIRYIEFKQNAPRHVLNLIYERALKELPGSYKLWYNYLKQRRKQVKNRCVTDPGYEEVNNCHERALVFMHKMPRIWLDYCQFLMDQCRITRTRRTFDRALRALPITQHHRIWPLYLKFVRLYPLPETAVRVYRRYLKLSPENAEEYIEYLRSIDRLDEAALRLATVVNDERFVSKEGKSNYQLWHELCDLISQNPDKVKSLNVGAIIRGGLTRFTDQLGKLWCSLADYYIRSGHFEKARDVYEEAIQTVMTVRDFTQVFDSYAQFEESMIAAKMETTSELGQEEEDDVDLELRLARFEQLITRRPLLLNSVLLRQNPHNVHEWHKRVKLYEGKPREIINTYTEAVQTVDPFKATGKTHTLWVSFAKFYEDNGQIEDARTIFEKATKVNFKQVDDLACVWCEYGEMELRHENYDQALRILRKATAIPARKAEYFDASEPVQNRVYKSLKVWSMLADLEESLGTFKSTKAVYDRILDLRIATPQIIINYALFLEEHTYFEESFKAYERGISLFRWPNVYDIWNTYLTKFIDRYGGKKLERARDLFEQALDGCPQKYAKTIYLLYAKLEEEFGLARHAMAVYERATRAVQPSEQYEMYNIYIKRAAEIYGVTHTRSIYEKAIEVLSDEHAREMCQRFADMECKLGEIDRARAIYSYCSQICDPRTTGSFWQTWKDFEIRHGNEDTIREMLRIKRSVQATYNTQVNFMASQMLKVSSNATGTVSDLAPGQSGMDDMKLLEQRAEQLAAEAERDKPRSKEKILFVRSDASRSELAALSRQVNPDEIDIDEDEEEGDESEENEPDEVQLEQQSVPSAVFGGLKAD, via the exons ATGCCGGAGCTGGAGGAGACGCCGGTGGCCGCTGGCGGGGGGAAGCCGGACCTCTTCTTC gaggaggaggatctgCAGTACGAGGAAGAAATCCTGCGCAACCCCTTCTCTGTCAAGTGCTGGATCCGCTACATTGAGTTCAAGCAGAACGCCCCTCGGCATGTGCTGAACCTGATCTACGAGAGAGCCCTCAAGGAGCTGCCAGGCAG TTACAAGCTGTGGTACAACTACCTTAAGCAGCGCCGGAAGCAGGTGAAGAACAGGTGTGTGACTGACCCTGGCTATGAGGAGGTGAACAACTGCCATGAACGTGCCCTCGTCTTCATGCACAAG ATGCCTCGGATCTGGCTAGATTACTGCCAGTTCCTCATGGACCAGTGCCGGATCACCCGCACACGCAGGACCTTTGACCGGGCACTCCGGGCACTGCCCATCACGCAGCACCATCGAATCTGGCCCCTCTACCTGAAGTTTGTGCGCTTGTACCCCCTGCCCGAGACGGCTGTGCGAGTCTACCGCAGGTACCTGAAG CTGAGCCCTGAGAACGCTGAGGAGTACATCGAATATCTGCGCTCCATTGACCGGCTGGATGAGGCTGCCCTCCGCCTTGCCACTGTGGTCAATGACGAGAGGTTCGTCTCCAAGGAGGGGAAATCCAACTACCAG CTGTGGCATGAGCTTTGTGACCTCATCTCCCAGAATCCTGACAAGGTGAAGTCCCTCAATGTTGGGGCCATCATTCGCGGAGGCCTCACCCGCTTCACCGACCAGCTGGGCAAGCTCTGGTGCTCCCTGGCCGACTACTACATCCGCAGCGGGCACTTTGAGAAG GCCCGGGATGTGTACGAGGAGGCCATCCAGACGGTGATGACAGTGCGGGATTTCACCCAAGTGTTTGACAGCTACGCCCAGTTCGAGGAGAGCATGATCGCAGCCAAGATGGAGACCacctctgagctggggcaggaggaggagg ATGATGTGGACCTGGAGCTGCGCCTGGCTCGCTTTGAGCAGCTGATCAcacggcgccccctgctgctCAACAGTGTATTGCTGCGCCAGAACCCCCATAATGTCCACGAGTGGCACAAGCGTGTGAAGCTCTATGAGGGGAAGCCCCGAGAG ATCATCAACACCTACACGGAGGCCGTGCAGACCGTGGACCCCTTCAAGGCCACCGGCAAGACACACACACTCTGGGTCTCCTTTGCCAAGTTCTATGAAGACAATGGGCAGATCGAGGAT GCCAGGACCATCTTTGAGAAAGCCACCAAGGTGAACTTCAAGCAGGTGGACGACCTAGCCTGCGTTTGGTGCGAGTATGGGGAGATGGAGCTGCGCCATGAGAATTATGACCAAGCCCTGCGCATCCTCCGG AAAGCCACGGCCATCCCAGCCAGGAAAGCAGAATACTTTGACGCCTCAGAGCCCGTCCAGAACCGCGTGTACAAGTCCCTCAAGGTCTGGTCCATGCTGGCCGATCTGGAAGAGAGCCTGGGCACCTTCAAG TCCACCAAGGCGGTGTATGACCGCATCCTGGACCTGCGCATCGCCACACCCCAGATCATCATCAACTACGCCCTCTTCCTGGAGGAGCACACCTACTTCGAGGAGAGCTTCAAG GCCTACGAGAGGGGCATCTCCCTGTTCCGCTGGCCCAATGTGTACGACATTTGGAACACCTACCTGACCAAGTTCATCGACCGCTATGGTGGCAAGAAGCTGGAGCGTGCCCGCGACCTCTTCGAGCAGGCACTGGACGGCTGCCCCCAGAAATACGCCAAGA CCATCTACCTGTTGTATGCCAAGCTGGAGGAGGAGTTCGGGCTGGCGCGGCATGCCATGGCGGTGTACGAGCGGGCCACGCGGGCCGTGCAGCCCTCAGAGCAGTATGAGATGTACAACATCTACATCAAGCGGGCAGCCGAGATCTATGGGGTCACGCACACCCGCAGCATCTATGAGAAGGCCattgag GTGCTGTCAGACGAGCACGCCCGCGAGATGTGCCAGCGCTTTGCCGACATGGAGTGCAAGCTGGGTGAGATCGACCGGGCCCGGGCCATCTACTCCTACTGCTCACAGATCTGTGACCCCCGG accacAGGCTCCTTCTGGCAGACATGGAAGGACTTTGAGATCCGGCACGGGAACGAAGACACGATCCGGGAGATGCTGCGCATCAAACGCAGCGTCCAAGCCACCTACAACACCCAGGTCAACTTCATGGCCTCGCAGATGCTCAAAGTCTCCAGCAATGCCACAGGCACTG TGTCAGACCTGGCGCCGGGGCAGAGTGGCATGGATGACATGAAGCTGCTGGAGCAGCGGGCAGAGCAGCTGGCGGCTGAGGCAGAGCGGGACAAGCCCCGGTCCAAGGAGAAGATCCTCTTTGTCAG GAGCGATGCGTCACGCAGTGAGCTGGCCGCACTCTCCAGGCAGGTGAACCCTGACGAGATTGACATTGATGAGGACGAGGAGGAGGGGGATGAGAGCGAGGAGAATGAGCCtgatg aggtgcagctggagcagcagagcGTCCCCTCAGCTGTGTTCGGGGGGCTGAAGGCCGACTGA
- the XAB2 gene encoding pre-mRNA-splicing factor SYF1 isoform X4 produces the protein MPELEETPVAAGGGKPDLFFEEEDLQYEEEILRNPFSVKCWIRYIEFKQNAPRHVLNLIYERALKELPGSYKLWYNYLKQRRKQVKNRCVTDPGYEEVNNCHERALVFMHKMPRIWLDYCQFLMDQCRITRTRRTFDRALRALPITQHHRIWPLYLKFVRLYPLPETAVRVYRRYLKLWHELCDLISQNPDKVKSLNVGAIIRGGLTRFTDQLGKLWCSLADYYIRSGHFEKARDVYEEAIQTVMTVRDFTQVFDSYAQFEESMIAAKMETTSELGQEEEDDVDLELRLARFEQLITRRPLLLNSVLLRQNPHNVHEWHKRVKLYEGKPREIINTYTEAVQTVDPFKATGKTHTLWVSFAKFYEDNGQIEDARTIFEKATKVNFKQVDDLACVWCEYGEMELRHENYDQALRILRKATAIPARKAEYFDASEPVQNRVYKSLKVWSMLADLEESLGTFKSTKAVYDRILDLRIATPQIIINYALFLEEHTYFEESFKAYERGISLFRWPNVYDIWNTYLTKFIDRYGGKKLERARDLFEQALDGCPQKYAKTIYLLYAKLEEEFGLARHAMAVYERATRAVQPSEQYEMYNIYIKRAAEIYGVTHTRSIYEKAIEVLSDEHAREMCQRFADMECKLGEIDRARAIYSYCSQICDPRTTGSFWQTWKDFEIRHGNEDTIREMLRIKRSVQATYNTQVNFMASQMLKVSSNATGTVSDLAPGQSGMDDMKLLEQRAEQLAAEAERDKPRSKEKILFVRGAAGAAERPLSCVRGAEGRLSWGSQRAPWILLYSWTVGRGIWTLIPGPAWSCWAGAVCPSPRAPSCLSFPVPVSQAGSLSSGPIPPLWALELGGPGS, from the exons ATGCCGGAGCTGGAGGAGACGCCGGTGGCCGCTGGCGGGGGGAAGCCGGACCTCTTCTTC gaggaggaggatctgCAGTACGAGGAAGAAATCCTGCGCAACCCCTTCTCTGTCAAGTGCTGGATCCGCTACATTGAGTTCAAGCAGAACGCCCCTCGGCATGTGCTGAACCTGATCTACGAGAGAGCCCTCAAGGAGCTGCCAGGCAG TTACAAGCTGTGGTACAACTACCTTAAGCAGCGCCGGAAGCAGGTGAAGAACAGGTGTGTGACTGACCCTGGCTATGAGGAGGTGAACAACTGCCATGAACGTGCCCTCGTCTTCATGCACAAG ATGCCTCGGATCTGGCTAGATTACTGCCAGTTCCTCATGGACCAGTGCCGGATCACCCGCACACGCAGGACCTTTGACCGGGCACTCCGGGCACTGCCCATCACGCAGCACCATCGAATCTGGCCCCTCTACCTGAAGTTTGTGCGCTTGTACCCCCTGCCCGAGACGGCTGTGCGAGTCTACCGCAGGTACCTGAAG CTGTGGCATGAGCTTTGTGACCTCATCTCCCAGAATCCTGACAAGGTGAAGTCCCTCAATGTTGGGGCCATCATTCGCGGAGGCCTCACCCGCTTCACCGACCAGCTGGGCAAGCTCTGGTGCTCCCTGGCCGACTACTACATCCGCAGCGGGCACTTTGAGAAG GCCCGGGATGTGTACGAGGAGGCCATCCAGACGGTGATGACAGTGCGGGATTTCACCCAAGTGTTTGACAGCTACGCCCAGTTCGAGGAGAGCATGATCGCAGCCAAGATGGAGACCacctctgagctggggcaggaggaggagg ATGATGTGGACCTGGAGCTGCGCCTGGCTCGCTTTGAGCAGCTGATCAcacggcgccccctgctgctCAACAGTGTATTGCTGCGCCAGAACCCCCATAATGTCCACGAGTGGCACAAGCGTGTGAAGCTCTATGAGGGGAAGCCCCGAGAG ATCATCAACACCTACACGGAGGCCGTGCAGACCGTGGACCCCTTCAAGGCCACCGGCAAGACACACACACTCTGGGTCTCCTTTGCCAAGTTCTATGAAGACAATGGGCAGATCGAGGAT GCCAGGACCATCTTTGAGAAAGCCACCAAGGTGAACTTCAAGCAGGTGGACGACCTAGCCTGCGTTTGGTGCGAGTATGGGGAGATGGAGCTGCGCCATGAGAATTATGACCAAGCCCTGCGCATCCTCCGG AAAGCCACGGCCATCCCAGCCAGGAAAGCAGAATACTTTGACGCCTCAGAGCCCGTCCAGAACCGCGTGTACAAGTCCCTCAAGGTCTGGTCCATGCTGGCCGATCTGGAAGAGAGCCTGGGCACCTTCAAG TCCACCAAGGCGGTGTATGACCGCATCCTGGACCTGCGCATCGCCACACCCCAGATCATCATCAACTACGCCCTCTTCCTGGAGGAGCACACCTACTTCGAGGAGAGCTTCAAG GCCTACGAGAGGGGCATCTCCCTGTTCCGCTGGCCCAATGTGTACGACATTTGGAACACCTACCTGACCAAGTTCATCGACCGCTATGGTGGCAAGAAGCTGGAGCGTGCCCGCGACCTCTTCGAGCAGGCACTGGACGGCTGCCCCCAGAAATACGCCAAGA CCATCTACCTGTTGTATGCCAAGCTGGAGGAGGAGTTCGGGCTGGCGCGGCATGCCATGGCGGTGTACGAGCGGGCCACGCGGGCCGTGCAGCCCTCAGAGCAGTATGAGATGTACAACATCTACATCAAGCGGGCAGCCGAGATCTATGGGGTCACGCACACCCGCAGCATCTATGAGAAGGCCattgag GTGCTGTCAGACGAGCACGCCCGCGAGATGTGCCAGCGCTTTGCCGACATGGAGTGCAAGCTGGGTGAGATCGACCGGGCCCGGGCCATCTACTCCTACTGCTCACAGATCTGTGACCCCCGG accacAGGCTCCTTCTGGCAGACATGGAAGGACTTTGAGATCCGGCACGGGAACGAAGACACGATCCGGGAGATGCTGCGCATCAAACGCAGCGTCCAAGCCACCTACAACACCCAGGTCAACTTCATGGCCTCGCAGATGCTCAAAGTCTCCAGCAATGCCACAGGCACTG TGTCAGACCTGGCGCCGGGGCAGAGTGGCATGGATGACATGAAGCTGCTGGAGCAGCGGGCAGAGCAGCTGGCGGCTGAGGCAGAGCGGGACAAGCCCCGGTCCAAGGAGAAGATCCTCTTTGTCAG aggtgcagctggagcagcagagcGTCCCCTCAGCTGTGTTCGGGGGGCTGAAGGCCGACTGAGCTGGGGCAGCCAGCGGGCACCATGGATCCTGCTCTACTCCTGGACTGTGGGCAGAGGGATCTGGACTTTGATTCCTGGGCCAGCCTGGAGCTGCTGGGCTGGAGCCGTGTGCCCCTCACCCAGGGCACCCAGCTGCCTTAGTTTTCCTGTCCCTGTAAGCCAAGCAGGCTCCTTGAGTTCTGGCCCTATCCCTCCCCTGTGGGCTCTGGAGCTGGGTGGCCCTGGCTCCTAG